The following proteins are co-located in the Macadamia integrifolia cultivar HAES 741 chromosome 3, SCU_Mint_v3, whole genome shotgun sequence genome:
- the LOC122074556 gene encoding RING-H2 finger protein ATL8-like, protein MPLRYLTSINSSSSSSAAVAPPPDSVNVDSDFVVILAALLCALICVIGLVAVARCAWLRRASDSSAVTGPSQPRASANKGLKKKILRTLPRLTFNPDINGKLADCPICLTEFVNGDEIRVLPQCGHAFHVGCIDTWLGSHSSCPSCRQILVVAMCQNCGGLPATSSVCGDPETGLKAREDDVNRFLP, encoded by the coding sequence ATGCCGTTAAGATACCTAACCAGCATCAATTCCTCCTCCTCGTCGTCGGCGGCGGTGGCACCACCGCCAGACTCCGTCAACGTGGACTCCGACTTCGTGGTCATCCTCGCAGCTCTTCTATGTGCCCTAATTTGTGTTATCGGATTAGTAGCAGTAGCTCGCTGCGCGTGGCTCCGCCGGGCTTCGGACAGTTCCGCCGTAACCGGGCCGTCACAGCCTCGGGCTTCGGCAAATAAAGggctgaagaagaagatactTCGGACACTCCCCAGACTCACCTTCAACCCCGACATCAACGGCAAATTAGCGGACTGCCCTATCTGCTTAACCGAATTCGTCAACGGAGATGAGATCCGAGTACTGCCGCAGTGTGGTCACGCCTTTCACGTTGGATGCATAGATACTTGGCTTGGGTCTCACTCTTCCTGCCCTTCCTGCCGTCAGATTCTGGTCGTCGCTATGTGTCAGAATTGCGGTGGACTTCCGGCGACCTCATCCGTCTGCGGTGACCCAGAGACCGGATTGAAGGCAAGAGAAGATGATGTCAATAGGTTTTTACCTTAG